CCATGAAGATGCTCACCGGCCTGCTGCCCGCCAGCGAGGGCGAGGCGCTGCTGTTCGGCAAACCGGTGGACCCGCACGACATGCAGACCCGCCAGCGCGTCGGCTACATGTCCCAGGCCTTCTCGCTGTACAGCGAACTGAGCGTGCGGCAGAACCTCGACCTGCACGCGCGGCTGTTCCACCTGCCGGCAGAGCGGCGCGAGGCGCGCATCCAGGAGATGCTCGAACGCTTCGGCCTCAGCGGCGACGCCGAAAGCCTGCCCAGCAGCCTGCCGCTGGGCGTGCGCCAGCGCCTGTCGCTGGCGGTGGCGGTGATCCACAACCCGGAAATCCTGATCCTCGACGAACCCACCTCGGGGGTCGATCCGGTGGCGCGCGACGGTTTCTGGGAGCTCCTGGTGCAGCTGTCGCGCGAAGACGGCGTGACCATCTTCATCTCCACCCACTTCATGAACGAGGCACTGCGCTGCGACCGCATCTCGCTGATGCACGCCGGGCGGGTGCTCGACAGCGACACGCCGCAGGCGCTGATGGCCAAGCGCGGGCTGCCGACGCTGGAAGCGACCTTTATCGCCTACCTGGAAGAAGCCGCCGCCGCATGTGCTGCCGAACAGCCAGCAGCGCCGCTCGCCGCAACGAGCCGTCCCACCCAGACCACAGGCAATAACGCACGCCAGGCCCGTTTCAGCCTGCGCCGCCTGCTCAGCTACACCCGCCGCGAGGCCATGGAGCTGCGCCGCGATCCGATCCGCGCGACGCTGGCCATGCTCGGCAGCGTGCTGCTGATGTTCATCATGGGCTACGGGGTCAGTTTCGACGTGGAGAACCTGACCTATGCCGTGCTCGACCGCGACCAGACCACCACCAGCCAGCATTACCTGCTGAACATGGCCGGCTCGCGCTACTTCATCGAGAAGGCGCCGCTGGCCAGCCATGCCGAGCTGGACCAGCGCCTGCGCAGCAACGACATCAGCCTGGCGGTGGAAATCCCGCCGAACTTCGGCCGCGACCTCAAGCGCGGTGCGGTCCCGCAAGTAGCGTTCTGGATCGATGGCGCCATGCCGATGCGTGCCGACACCGTCAAGGGCTATGTGCAGGGCATTCACCTGAGCTACCTGCAGCAACTGGCCCGCGAGGCCGGTGTCGATGGGCAGGTGTCACCGGCCGACGTCGCCATCCGCTACCGCTACAACCCCGACGTGCAGAGCCTGCCGGCCATGGCGCCGGCGATGATTCCGCTGCTCTTGATGATGATCCCGGCGATGCTCACCGCCCTTGGCGTGGTGCGCGAGAAGGAACTGGGCTCGATCACCAACTTCTATGTCACGCCGACCACTCGCCTGGAATTCCTGCTCGGCAAACAGCTGCCCTACATCGCCCTGGGTATGTTCAACTTCGCCACCCTGGCACTGCTGGCGGTATTCGTCTTCGGCATCCCGATCAAGGGCAGCATTCTCACCCTCTGCCTTGGCGCGCTGCTCTACGTCGCCTGCGCCACCGGTCTGGGCCTGCTGATGTCGTCGATCCTGAACAGCCAGATCGCGGCGATCTTCGGCACCACCATCGTCACGCTGCTGCCGGCGATCCAGTTCTCCGGGCTGATCCATCCGGTTTCGGCGATGGAGGGCGTCGGCGCCTTCCTCGGCAAGCTCTACCCGACCAGCCATTTCCTCATCATCAGCCGCGGGGTGTTCTCCAAATCGCTCGGCCTGGCCGAGCTGTATCCCTATTTCATTCCCATGCTGCTGGCCATTCCGCTGCTGACCCTGCTCAGCGTCGCCGGCCTGCGCAAGCAGGAGAAATGACATGGGCGGCCTGCGACGCAAACTCGGCAACATCTTCCAACTCGGCCTCAAGGAACTGCGCAGCCTCTACCGCGACCCGGCGATGCTGGTGCTGATCATCTATTCGTTCACCCTGGCCATCTACGAAGGCGCCACGGCAGTTCCCGAGGCGCCGCACCGGGCGAGCATCGCGGTGGTCGACGAGGACCGCTCGCAGGCCTCGCTGCGTATCATCAATGCCTTCCAGCTACCCTACTTCATCGAGCCGAAAGCCATCACCCTGCAGGAAATGGACAGCGGCATGGACGACGGCCTCTATACCTTCACCCTGAACATCCCGCCGCGCTTCCAGGAGGACCTGCTCGCCGGCCGCCAGCCGACCATCCAGCTCAACGTCGATGCCACCCAGGTCAGCCAGGCGTTCACCGGCGCCGGGCACATTCAGCAGATCATCGCCAGCGAAACCGCCGAGTTCGTCCGTCGCTACCGCAGTGAAGACGCCCTGCCCGTCGAAGCGGTGGTGCGCACCGCGTTCAACCCCAACCTCAGCCGGGCCTGGTTCGGCGCGGTGAACGAGGTGATCAACCAGATCACCATGCTGGCGATCATCCTCACCGGCGCGGCGCTGATCCGCGAGCGCGAGCACGGCACCATCGAGCACCTGCTGGTGATGCCAGTGACGCCGTTCGAGATCATGGTCGGCAAGGTCTGGGCCATGGGCCTGGTGGTGCTGGCGGCAGCGGCGTTTGCCCTGCGCTTCGTCGTCGAGGGCTGGCTGGACATCCCGATCCAGGGCTCGCTGTGGCTGTTCGCCGGGGGCGCGGCGCTGCACCTGTTCGCCGCCACCTCGATGGGCATCTTCTTCGGCACGGTGGCGCGCTCCATGCCGCAGCTGGGCCTCTTGGTGATTCTCACGCTGATCCCGCTGCAGATCCTCTCCGGTGGCGTGACGCCGCGCGAGAGCATGCCCGGGCTGGTGCAGAACATCATGCTGGTGGCACCCACCACGCATTTCGTCGAGCTGGCGCAGGCGATCCTGTTCCGCAGCGCCGGCCCGTCCATCGTCTGGCCGCAGCTGCTCGCCCTGGGCTTGATCGGCACGGTGTTCTTCATCGGAGCGCTGTCGCGACTGCGGGTGTCGTTGCGCTAGCGGCGCTCCTCAAAGCACCCGCATCACCGGGGCAACCGCTCTAGCCCAGAGCTTTATGGCATCACGCCAGCACTCTGTGTTTATGTTGGTAACCACACGGTTACCCGACGCTCCGAAGCGCTCGGGAATTTTTGTATCAGTGGCCGGTCTATCGTGCCGACATGCTAAGAGCCTGATGCTCGACAGCGCGCCAAGGAAGCCCCATCACTATGCGCATTCTCGTTACTGGCGGTGCCGGATTCATCGGCTCCGCACTGATCCGTCACCTCATCCTCGATACCGAGCACAGCGTGCTCAACCTGGACAAACTGACCTATGCCGGCAACCTCGAGTCGCTGGCCAGCGTGGAAGGCAACCCGCGCTATCAGTTCCTTCAGGCCGACATCGCCGATCGTGAGCGGGTCAGCGAGGCGCTGCTGGACTTCCAGCCAGACGCCATCATGCATCTGGCCGCCGAATCCCACGTCGACCGCTCCATCGACGGCCCGGCCGAATTCATCCAGACCAACATCGTCGGCACCTATCAGCTGCTGGAGGCCACCCGCGCCTACTGGCAGAGCCTGCCGGCCGAGCGCCGCGAGGCCTTCCGCTTCCACCACATCTCCACCGACGAGGTGTATGGCGACCTGCACGGCGTCGACGACCTGTTCACCGAAACCACACCCTACGCGCCCAGCTCGCCCTATTCGGCCAGCAAGGCTTCGT
This DNA window, taken from Pseudomonas sp. FeN3W, encodes the following:
- the rbbA gene encoding ribosome-associated ATPase/putative transporter RbbA encodes the protein MNQSPAPVAEISGVSLQYGKTRALDDLSLSLPARCMVGLIGPDGVGKSSLLALIAGARKLQQGRVQVLDGDMSDAGHRRAVCPRIAYMPQGLGKNLYPTLTVFENLEFFGRLFGQAAEERRGRIAELTRSTGLAPFVERPAGKLSGGMKQKLGLCCALIHDPDLLILDEPTTGVDPLSRAQFWELIERIRGERPQMSVLVATAYMDEAQRFDHLVAMDAGQVLATGTPAELLARTASDTLEQAFIRLLPDAKRSQHRELIIPPQPPSDSIAIEAHGLTMRFGDFVAVDRVNFRIARGEIFGFLGSNGCGKTTTMKMLTGLLPASEGEALLFGKPVDPHDMQTRQRVGYMSQAFSLYSELSVRQNLDLHARLFHLPAERREARIQEMLERFGLSGDAESLPSSLPLGVRQRLSLAVAVIHNPEILILDEPTSGVDPVARDGFWELLVQLSREDGVTIFISTHFMNEALRCDRISLMHAGRVLDSDTPQALMAKRGLPTLEATFIAYLEEAAAACAAEQPAAPLAATSRPTQTTGNNARQARFSLRRLLSYTRREAMELRRDPIRATLAMLGSVLLMFIMGYGVSFDVENLTYAVLDRDQTTTSQHYLLNMAGSRYFIEKAPLASHAELDQRLRSNDISLAVEIPPNFGRDLKRGAVPQVAFWIDGAMPMRADTVKGYVQGIHLSYLQQLAREAGVDGQVSPADVAIRYRYNPDVQSLPAMAPAMIPLLLMMIPAMLTALGVVREKELGSITNFYVTPTTRLEFLLGKQLPYIALGMFNFATLALLAVFVFGIPIKGSILTLCLGALLYVACATGLGLLMSSILNSQIAAIFGTTIVTLLPAIQFSGLIHPVSAMEGVGAFLGKLYPTSHFLIISRGVFSKSLGLAELYPYFIPMLLAIPLLTLLSVAGLRKQEK
- a CDS encoding ABC transporter permease — translated: MGGLRRKLGNIFQLGLKELRSLYRDPAMLVLIIYSFTLAIYEGATAVPEAPHRASIAVVDEDRSQASLRIINAFQLPYFIEPKAITLQEMDSGMDDGLYTFTLNIPPRFQEDLLAGRQPTIQLNVDATQVSQAFTGAGHIQQIIASETAEFVRRYRSEDALPVEAVVRTAFNPNLSRAWFGAVNEVINQITMLAIILTGAALIREREHGTIEHLLVMPVTPFEIMVGKVWAMGLVVLAAAAFALRFVVEGWLDIPIQGSLWLFAGGAALHLFAATSMGIFFGTVARSMPQLGLLVILTLIPLQILSGGVTPRESMPGLVQNIMLVAPTTHFVELAQAILFRSAGPSIVWPQLLALGLIGTVFFIGALSRLRVSLR